The genome window TTGCAAATGCCATCGCGCTCATTGAAGCCGGTGCCGACCCGATGACCGTGAACGACCGGGACCAGACGGTGCTGCATCTTGCCGTGCTACATCGTGGCCAGGATCTGAAATTGATCGGCTGGCTGGTGTCCCGTTGCCCAGCCCTGGTGAACCGGCCTGACCACCACAACCAGCGTCCGCTGCATTACGCCGCCCGCCAGCAAAATGTGTACCTGTGCTGGAAGCTGTTGTATCTGCACGCAGATCCAACGTTAAAAGATTTCCAGGGCAACACCGCGCTCAATTACGCCAAAATTGCTGCAAACCATGAGACACAAAAGAAATTGATCCTTTTGCTGGAAAACTCCGAAACGATTTACGCCAGCAAAACAGCCGCACAAAAGGCGCTGACGGCGCGAGCGCAGCAACACGGTTAAGCGGCGTATCGCGCTCGCCAGGGAAAGCCCTTCAGCAAAAATCACAAAGCCGATTGATCCGCTCAAAACAA of Paraburkholderia bonniea contains these proteins:
- a CDS encoding ankyrin repeat domain-containing protein; protein product: MPSSSTAFLPPEAAFPLAHLGAASEHSTPPDSPRHPPVIWLSKKIEASLFSASIGPGKPVNTAGDIYLADFLRYPALSYPTPLSEQLTQHNLANAIALIEAGADPMTVNDRDQTVLHLAVLHRGQDLKLIGWLVSRCPALVNRPDHHNQRPLHYAARQQNVYLCWKLLYLHADPTLKDFQGNTALNYAKIAANHETQKKLILLLENSETIYASKTAAQKALTARAQQHG